In one Musa acuminata AAA Group cultivar baxijiao chromosome BXJ2-5, Cavendish_Baxijiao_AAA, whole genome shotgun sequence genomic region, the following are encoded:
- the LOC135612752 gene encoding protein ROOT HAIR SPECIFIC 17-like isoform X2, which produces MGLQRRRRSERRVVPSVPVPAALSAAALLLLLVLASHSLLASSPTAVPTPRTKPSSILLKNPVEVRRNAAGAIDVFRVPSGGGGPVADLWGSKLSKDYYGCSNASSGFATAESNTLPNRYLMIATSGGLNQQRTGITDAVVAARILNATLVVPILDQKSFWKDASDFADIFDVDWFIATLRKDVKIIKQLPEKGGKIIRTPYTMRVPRKCTPRCYESRVLPALTKKHVVKLTKFDYRLSNKLETDLQKLRCRVNYHSLKFTDQIQAMGDTLIQRMKAKSKHFIALHLRFEPDMLAFSGCYYGGGEKEKTELGAIRKRWKSLHTRNPEKERRHGKCPLTPEEIGLMLRALGFGNDVHLYVASGEIYGGEETLAPLKTLFPNFHSKETLATEEELAPFSSYSSRMAALDFIVCDGSDVFVTNNNGNMARILAGRRRYFGHKRTIRPNAKKLYSLFPNRTNMTWETFSSKVRTFQKGFMGEPDELRPGRGEFHEYPAACICEGSKVAAHSNSNDRTEVSHKNGISNVSRSAGEAIDYHSSNEDSDWIDLDYGENTPLGRSFSNGTESEYDVFIRQEDPELDEVLSD; this is translated from the exons ATGGGGTTGCAGAGGCGGCGCCGCTCGGAGAGGAGGGTGGTCCCGTCGGTGCCTGTGCCGGCTGCCCTCTCCGCCGCCgcgctgctcctcctcctcgtcctcgccTCCCACTCCCTCCTCGCGTCGTCGCCCACCGCCGTGCCGACCCCCCGCACCAAGCCTTCCTCCATCTTG CTCAAGAATCCGGTGGAGGTACGGAGGAATGCCGCCGGCGCGATCGATGTTTTCCGTGTCCCG AGTGGAGGAGGCGGCCCGGTGGCTGACCTTTGGGGTTCGAAGCTCTCTAAAGATTACTACGGATGCAGCAACGCAAGCAGTGGCTTCGCGA CAGCTGAATCCAACACTCTGCCCAATAGGTACTTGATGATTGCAACTAGTGGAGGATTAAATCAACAACGAACGGGG ATAACTGATGCTGTTGTTGCAGCTCGAATTTTAAATGCTACACTTGTTGTTCCTATCCTTGATCAGAAATCTTTCTGGAAAGATGCCAG TGATTTTGCAGACATCTTTGATGTTGATTGGTTCATTGCAACTCTCAGAAAGGATGTCAAGATTATTAAACAACTCCCTGAAAAGGGTGGGAAGATAATTCGGACTCCTTATACCATGCGTGTTCCAAGGAAGTGCACCCCGAGATGCTATGAAAGTCGAGTGCTGCCTGCACTTACGAAGAAGCAT GTTGTTAAGCTGACAAAGTTTGACTATAGGCTTTCAAACAAGTTGGAGACCGATCTTCAGAAATTGAGATGCAGAGTAAATTATCATAGCTTGAAATTCACAGATCAGATACAAGCAATGGGTGATACGCTGATCCAACGAATGAAGGCTAAAAGCAAACACTTTATTGCCCTTCATCTAAG ATTTGAACCTGATATGCTTGCCTTCTCTGGGTGCTATtatggaggaggagaaaaggaaaaaacagaatTGGGTGCCATACGCAAGCGGTGGAAATCCTTACAT ACCAGAAACCCGGAAAAGGAACGCCGACATGGGAAATGTCCACTTACACCAGAAGAAATAGGTCTTATGCTTAGGGCTTTGGGCTTTGGAAACGATGTTCACCTCTATGTGGCATCTGGTGAGATATATGGAGGAGAGGAGACATTAGCACCTCTAAAGACACTATTTCCAAATTTTCATTCAAAAGAAACCTTAGCAACCGAGGAGGAATTGGCACCATTCTCATCGTATTCATCTCGTATGGCTGCGCTTGATTTCATCGTATGTGATGGCAGTGATGTATTTGTGACCAACAACAATGGCAACATGGCCAGGATATTGGCTGGTCGAAG GAGATATTTTGGACACAAGAGGACTATACGACCAAATGCTAAGAAACTCTACTCCTTGTTCCCGAACAGAACCAACATGACTTGGGAAACCTTCTCCTCCAAAGTCCGCACTTTTCAGAAAGGATTCATGGGAGAGCCCGATGAGCTAAGACCTGGCAGAGGTGAATTCCACGAGTACCCTGCAGCATGCATATGTGAAGGTTCTAAGGTGGCAGCacattctaattctaatgatcggACTGAGGTTAGCCATAAAAATGGAATAAGCAATGTAAGCAGAAGTGCTGGAGAAGCGATAGACTACCATTCTAGCAATGAGGACTCAGACTGGATTGACTTGGATTATGGAGAAAATACACCTTTAGGTAGAAGTTTCTCCAATGGAACCGAATCAGAGTATGATGTCTTCATCAGACAAGAGGATCCAGAGTTGGATGAAGTACTTTCAGATTAG
- the LOC135612750 gene encoding basic endochitinase-like, translating into MGVWETTAIVSLAFLLSCVGNVHGDGTVSSIITKSLFEEMLKHRNDASCPAKGFYTYDAFVKAASSFPHFGTYGQNETRKRELAAFFAQTSHETTGGWETAPDGPFSYGYCYKEEKDPKKDYCDKKATQWPCAPGKRYYGRGPIQISYNYNYGQAGKAIGKDLLNDPDLVSKDPVISFKTAIWFWMTPQLPKPSCHNVMTGKWKPSKEDEAAERHPGFGVTTNIINGAHECGQHSKASTDRIEYFKRYCMLLGVTTGEHLGCGKQKPFA; encoded by the exons ATGGGAGTTTGGGAGACAACAGCCATCGTTAGCTTGGCCTTCTTGCTCAGCTGCGTGGGGAACGTTCATGGTGATGGTACTGTGAGCTCCATTATCACCAAATCTCTCTTCGAGGAGATGCTGAAACATCGGAACGATGCTTCGTGCCCTGCGAAAGGCTTCTACACCTACGATGCCTTCGTTAAGGCCGCCTCTTCATTCCCACACTTCGGAACCTACGGTCAGAATGAAACCCGTAAACGGGAGCTTGCTGCATTCTTTGCGCAGACCTCTCATGAAACCACAG GCGGATGGGAGACTGCGCCTGATGGCCCTTTCTCTTATGGCTACTGCTACAAGGAAGAGAAAGATCCAAAGAAGGATTACTGCGACAAGAAAGCAACGCAATGGCCATGCGCTCCGGGGAAACGCTACTACGGTCGAGGACCGATTCAGATCTCATA CAACTACAACTACGGCCAAGCTGGGAAAGCTATAGGCAAGGATCTCCTCAACGACCCCGATCTGGTGTCGAAGGATCCGGTGATCTCGTTCAAGACGGCGATATGGTTCTGGATGACACCGCAGTTGCCGAAGCCGTCGTGCCACAATGTGATGACGGGGAAGTGGAAGCCGTCGAAGGAGGACGAGGCTGCGGAAAGGCATCCAGGGTTTGGCGTGACGACCAACATCATCAATGGAGCACACGAGTGTGGGCAGCACTCTAAGGCTTCCACAGACAGGATCGAGTACTTCAAGAGATACTGCATGTTGCTTGGCGTGACCACCGGAGAACATCTTGGCTGCGGCAAGCAAAAGCCTTTTGCTTGA
- the LOC135612752 gene encoding protein ROOT HAIR SPECIFIC 17-like isoform X1, whose translation MGLQRRRRSERRVVPSVPVPAALSAAALLLLLVLASHSLLASSPTAVPTPRTKPSSILVRSSKALVLTRSSSSFLYSDIIGLQLKNPVEVRRNAAGAIDVFRVPSGGGGPVADLWGSKLSKDYYGCSNASSGFATAESNTLPNRYLMIATSGGLNQQRTGITDAVVAARILNATLVVPILDQKSFWKDASDFADIFDVDWFIATLRKDVKIIKQLPEKGGKIIRTPYTMRVPRKCTPRCYESRVLPALTKKHVVKLTKFDYRLSNKLETDLQKLRCRVNYHSLKFTDQIQAMGDTLIQRMKAKSKHFIALHLRFEPDMLAFSGCYYGGGEKEKTELGAIRKRWKSLHTRNPEKERRHGKCPLTPEEIGLMLRALGFGNDVHLYVASGEIYGGEETLAPLKTLFPNFHSKETLATEEELAPFSSYSSRMAALDFIVCDGSDVFVTNNNGNMARILAGRRRYFGHKRTIRPNAKKLYSLFPNRTNMTWETFSSKVRTFQKGFMGEPDELRPGRGEFHEYPAACICEGSKVAAHSNSNDRTEVSHKNGISNVSRSAGEAIDYHSSNEDSDWIDLDYGENTPLGRSFSNGTESEYDVFIRQEDPELDEVLSD comes from the exons ATGGGGTTGCAGAGGCGGCGCCGCTCGGAGAGGAGGGTGGTCCCGTCGGTGCCTGTGCCGGCTGCCCTCTCCGCCGCCgcgctgctcctcctcctcgtcctcgccTCCCACTCCCTCCTCGCGTCGTCGCCCACCGCCGTGCCGACCCCCCGCACCAAGCCTTCCTCCATCTTGGTACGGTCGTCGAAGGCTCTCGTTTTGACCCGTTCCTCCTCGTCGTTCCTCTACTCTGACATCATTGGCTTGCAGCTCAAGAATCCGGTGGAGGTACGGAGGAATGCCGCCGGCGCGATCGATGTTTTCCGTGTCCCG AGTGGAGGAGGCGGCCCGGTGGCTGACCTTTGGGGTTCGAAGCTCTCTAAAGATTACTACGGATGCAGCAACGCAAGCAGTGGCTTCGCGA CAGCTGAATCCAACACTCTGCCCAATAGGTACTTGATGATTGCAACTAGTGGAGGATTAAATCAACAACGAACGGGG ATAACTGATGCTGTTGTTGCAGCTCGAATTTTAAATGCTACACTTGTTGTTCCTATCCTTGATCAGAAATCTTTCTGGAAAGATGCCAG TGATTTTGCAGACATCTTTGATGTTGATTGGTTCATTGCAACTCTCAGAAAGGATGTCAAGATTATTAAACAACTCCCTGAAAAGGGTGGGAAGATAATTCGGACTCCTTATACCATGCGTGTTCCAAGGAAGTGCACCCCGAGATGCTATGAAAGTCGAGTGCTGCCTGCACTTACGAAGAAGCAT GTTGTTAAGCTGACAAAGTTTGACTATAGGCTTTCAAACAAGTTGGAGACCGATCTTCAGAAATTGAGATGCAGAGTAAATTATCATAGCTTGAAATTCACAGATCAGATACAAGCAATGGGTGATACGCTGATCCAACGAATGAAGGCTAAAAGCAAACACTTTATTGCCCTTCATCTAAG ATTTGAACCTGATATGCTTGCCTTCTCTGGGTGCTATtatggaggaggagaaaaggaaaaaacagaatTGGGTGCCATACGCAAGCGGTGGAAATCCTTACAT ACCAGAAACCCGGAAAAGGAACGCCGACATGGGAAATGTCCACTTACACCAGAAGAAATAGGTCTTATGCTTAGGGCTTTGGGCTTTGGAAACGATGTTCACCTCTATGTGGCATCTGGTGAGATATATGGAGGAGAGGAGACATTAGCACCTCTAAAGACACTATTTCCAAATTTTCATTCAAAAGAAACCTTAGCAACCGAGGAGGAATTGGCACCATTCTCATCGTATTCATCTCGTATGGCTGCGCTTGATTTCATCGTATGTGATGGCAGTGATGTATTTGTGACCAACAACAATGGCAACATGGCCAGGATATTGGCTGGTCGAAG GAGATATTTTGGACACAAGAGGACTATACGACCAAATGCTAAGAAACTCTACTCCTTGTTCCCGAACAGAACCAACATGACTTGGGAAACCTTCTCCTCCAAAGTCCGCACTTTTCAGAAAGGATTCATGGGAGAGCCCGATGAGCTAAGACCTGGCAGAGGTGAATTCCACGAGTACCCTGCAGCATGCATATGTGAAGGTTCTAAGGTGGCAGCacattctaattctaatgatcggACTGAGGTTAGCCATAAAAATGGAATAAGCAATGTAAGCAGAAGTGCTGGAGAAGCGATAGACTACCATTCTAGCAATGAGGACTCAGACTGGATTGACTTGGATTATGGAGAAAATACACCTTTAGGTAGAAGTTTCTCCAATGGAACCGAATCAGAGTATGATGTCTTCATCAGACAAGAGGATCCAGAGTTGGATGAAGTACTTTCAGATTAG
- the LOC135612753 gene encoding NAC domain-containing protein 22-like isoform X1: protein MERTVLGFELPGFRFHPTEEQLLDFYLRRVATGESASFDIIGVLDIYRHDPWELPGLAKIGEREWYFFVPRERKSRSGGRPSRRTEGGFWKATGSDRTIRSAAEPRRVIGLKKTLVFYRGRAPRGTRTDWIMNEYRLQEDCTSAGVPLVEHMVLCKVYRKATSLKELEQRAAKEEDTKACNSDQDNYHSPSNPLDSGEVKETKEEVVKEVEVSSSSAGVEWMQEPFITQPWMDHWSPYANTLNF from the exons ATGGAGAGAACAGTCCTGGGATTTGAGCTACCTGGTTTCCGGTTCCATCCAACGGAGGAGCAGCTCTTGGATTTCTATCTCAGGCGAGTCGCCACCGGCGAGAGCGCCAGCTTTGACATCATTGGCGTCCTCGACATCTACCGCCATGACCCATGGGAGCTCCCAG GGTTGGCCAAGATCGGGGAGAGGGAGTGGTACTTCTTCGTGCCGAGGGAGCGGAAGAGCCGGAGCGGAGGGCGGCCGAGCCGGAGGACCGAGGGGGGGTTCTGGAAGGCGACAGGGTCGGACCGAACGATCCGGAGCGCGGCGGAGCCGAGGCGGGTCATCGGGCTGAAGAAGACGCTGGTGTTCTACCGGGGCCGCGCGCCGCGGGGCACCAGGACCGACTGGATCATGAACGAGTACCGGCTGCAGGAGGACTGCACCTCCGCCGGCGTGCCCCTCGTG GAGCACATGGTGCTGTGCAAGGTGTACAGGAAGGCCACATCACTGAAGGAGTTGGAGCAGAGAGCAGCAAAGGAAGAAGACACCAAGGCATGCAACTCTGATCAAGACAACTACCACAGTCCATCGAATCCATTAGATTCCGGCGAAGTGAAGGAGACGAAGGAAGAGGTGGTAAAAGAAGTGGAGGTGTCTTCTTCCTCGGCCGGCGTGGAGTGGATGCAGGAACCCTTCATCACGCAGCCATGGATGGACCACTGGTCGCCATATGCCAACACCCTCAACTTCTAA
- the LOC135612753 gene encoding NAC domain-containing protein 22-like isoform X2, translating to MERTVLGFELPGFRFHPTEEQLLDFYLRRVATGESASFDIIGVLDIYRHDPWELPGLAKIGEREWYFFVPRERKSRSGGRPSRRTEGGFWKATGSDRTIRSAAEPRRVIGLKKTLVFYRGRAPRGTRTDWIMNEYRLQEDCTSAGVPLEHMVLCKVYRKATSLKELEQRAAKEEDTKACNSDQDNYHSPSNPLDSGEVKETKEEVVKEVEVSSSSAGVEWMQEPFITQPWMDHWSPYANTLNF from the exons ATGGAGAGAACAGTCCTGGGATTTGAGCTACCTGGTTTCCGGTTCCATCCAACGGAGGAGCAGCTCTTGGATTTCTATCTCAGGCGAGTCGCCACCGGCGAGAGCGCCAGCTTTGACATCATTGGCGTCCTCGACATCTACCGCCATGACCCATGGGAGCTCCCAG GGTTGGCCAAGATCGGGGAGAGGGAGTGGTACTTCTTCGTGCCGAGGGAGCGGAAGAGCCGGAGCGGAGGGCGGCCGAGCCGGAGGACCGAGGGGGGGTTCTGGAAGGCGACAGGGTCGGACCGAACGATCCGGAGCGCGGCGGAGCCGAGGCGGGTCATCGGGCTGAAGAAGACGCTGGTGTTCTACCGGGGCCGCGCGCCGCGGGGCACCAGGACCGACTGGATCATGAACGAGTACCGGCTGCAGGAGGACTGCACCTCCGCCGGCGTGCCCCTC GAGCACATGGTGCTGTGCAAGGTGTACAGGAAGGCCACATCACTGAAGGAGTTGGAGCAGAGAGCAGCAAAGGAAGAAGACACCAAGGCATGCAACTCTGATCAAGACAACTACCACAGTCCATCGAATCCATTAGATTCCGGCGAAGTGAAGGAGACGAAGGAAGAGGTGGTAAAAGAAGTGGAGGTGTCTTCTTCCTCGGCCGGCGTGGAGTGGATGCAGGAACCCTTCATCACGCAGCCATGGATGGACCACTGGTCGCCATATGCCAACACCCTCAACTTCTAA